The following coding sequences lie in one Rickettsiella endosymbiont of Rhagonycha lignosa genomic window:
- a CDS encoding bifunctional methionine sulfoxide reductase B/A protein → MKKLTPEEKKVILLKATEPAYSGKYYRFNEKGDYICKQCGALLYHSSAKFDSGSGWPSFDEEIPDAVKRKPDPDGHRTEITCAKCGAHLGHLFIGEGLTSKNTRHCVNSISLEFNPKNELSKDSQKIPAKINPQTETAIFAGGCFWGVEYLMKQLPGIISIISGYIGGNTSNPTYEQVCTQPTGHAEAVEITFDPNKVSYETLAKRFFEIHDPEQLNRQGPDDGEQYRSEIFYTTPDQKEIALKLINILKDKGFQIVTKVTPAATFWKAEDYHQNYYEKNQKQPYCHFYSKKF, encoded by the coding sequence ATGAAAAAACTTACTCCTGAGGAAAAAAAAGTTATTTTATTGAAAGCTACTGAACCTGCCTATTCAGGCAAATATTACCGATTTAATGAAAAAGGAGATTATATCTGTAAACAATGCGGCGCATTGTTGTATCATTCTTCTGCTAAATTTGATTCTGGATCTGGCTGGCCTAGCTTTGATGAAGAAATACCCGACGCGGTTAAACGAAAACCTGATCCAGATGGTCACCGTACCGAAATTACCTGTGCGAAATGCGGTGCACATCTTGGTCATTTATTCATTGGAGAGGGCCTCACGTCTAAGAATACTCGACATTGTGTTAATTCAATATCGCTAGAATTTAATCCTAAAAATGAACTTTCCAAAGATTCACAGAAAATTCCAGCCAAAATTAATCCTCAGACTGAAACAGCTATTTTTGCGGGCGGATGTTTCTGGGGAGTAGAATATTTAATGAAACAACTACCCGGAATTATTTCGATTATATCTGGATATATAGGTGGCAATACATCTAATCCGACCTATGAACAAGTTTGTACTCAACCTACCGGACATGCCGAAGCGGTAGAAATTACTTTTGATCCTAACAAAGTAAGTTACGAAACCTTAGCTAAGCGGTTTTTCGAAATTCATGACCCAGAACAATTGAATCGACAAGGGCCAGATGACGGTGAGCAATATCGTTCTGAAATTTTTTATACAACTCCAGACCAAAAAGAAATCGCTTTAAAATTGATTAATATTTTAAAAGATAAGGGTTTTCAAATAGTCACTAAAGTTACGCCGGCAGCTACATTCTGGAAAGCTGAAGATTACCATCAAAATTACTATGAAAAAAACCAAAAACAACCTTACTGTCATTTTTATAGTAAAAAATTTTAA
- the ileS gene encoding isoleucine--tRNA ligase: MTDYKNTLNLPHTQFPMKANLPQAEPAILKQWSSLPLFEKLREKNQGKAKYILHDGPPYANGHIHIGHAVNKILKDIVVKAKTLSGFDAPFVPGWDCHGLPIELNVEKKIGKISDKLTAKTFRQACREYASQQISIQREEFKRLGVIGDWQHPYLTMDFEFEANIIRALGQIISRGHLQQGFKPVHWCVNCESALAEAEVEYADKISPAIDVRFRVMDEADFLNRIPSERGHGLIVMPIWTTTPWTLPANEAVALNPDIEYVLVQTDTERLLIAESLLASCMQRYQISDYKRLGSATGKVFEGVILQHPFYHRQVPVILGEHVTTETGTGAVHTAPAHGIEDYSVAQHYGLPLINPVGGNGCFLPGTALFEGEHVFKVNPLVVDKLRETKNLLKEENIKHSYPHCWRHKTPLIFRATPQWFISMEKQGLKEDSLAAIKEVNWIPQWGEARIDSMISNRPDWCISRQRSWGVPIPLFVHRLSRDLHPNSLNLLEQIAHRVAKIGIDAWYDLNPEEILGKEAKDYEKLTDCLDVWFDSGVSHYAVLMKNPSLAWPADLYLEGSDQHRGWFQSSLLTSVAMKGQAPYKSVLTHGFTVDEKGHKMSKSLGNVIAPEKIIQSLGADILRLWISSTDYRREMAVSDEILKRTAEAYRRIRNTIRFLLANLHDFDPSEAVQTNKMLSLDIWILERAKLLQHEIIDAYETFQFHTIYQKLQHFCISDLGGFYLDIIKDRQYTLQKNSIARRSAQTALFYIAEAMVRWLAPILSFTAEEIWHYLPGKREESVFLNEWYSLSFSFANDPLQTIYQETDRQTYWNELIQVRNEVNKVIEKLRISGDLGSSLEAEVELYVKENSQLYKMFSALQNELRFVLITSDAKLLTVSPPEQASLLDINGEELGINVISTVGKKTKCARCWHRRADVGKGPEHPEICLRCVENLPNGKGEQRMYA, encoded by the coding sequence ATGACTGACTATAAAAACACCTTAAATCTTCCTCACACTCAATTTCCAATGAAGGCCAATTTGCCGCAGGCAGAGCCTGCTATTTTAAAGCAATGGTCTTCTTTGCCGTTGTTTGAAAAATTACGTGAAAAAAATCAGGGTAAAGCCAAATATATTCTTCATGATGGCCCCCCTTATGCGAATGGTCATATTCATATTGGGCATGCGGTAAATAAAATTTTAAAAGACATCGTTGTGAAAGCAAAGACATTGAGTGGCTTCGATGCTCCGTTTGTTCCAGGCTGGGATTGTCATGGCTTACCTATCGAGTTAAATGTAGAAAAAAAAATCGGTAAGATCAGTGACAAATTAACAGCCAAAACTTTTCGACAAGCTTGTCGTGAATATGCTAGCCAACAAATCTCCATACAACGTGAGGAATTTAAACGTTTAGGCGTGATCGGTGATTGGCAACATCCTTATCTGACGATGGATTTTGAATTTGAAGCAAATATTATTCGCGCTTTAGGTCAAATTATTAGTCGAGGACACTTGCAACAAGGATTTAAACCTGTGCACTGGTGTGTTAATTGCGAATCGGCTTTGGCTGAAGCGGAAGTTGAATATGCCGATAAAATTTCACCTGCGATTGATGTGCGGTTTAGAGTGATGGATGAAGCTGATTTTTTAAATCGAATTCCTAGCGAAAGGGGTCATGGACTTATAGTCATGCCGATATGGACCACGACGCCTTGGACTTTACCCGCTAATGAAGCCGTCGCACTCAATCCAGATATTGAATATGTGTTGGTGCAAACCGATACCGAACGTTTATTAATCGCTGAGTCTTTATTAGCAAGTTGTATGCAGCGTTACCAAATATCTGATTATAAACGCTTAGGAAGTGCGACCGGAAAAGTTTTTGAAGGTGTTATATTGCAACATCCTTTCTACCATCGACAAGTCCCCGTTATCTTAGGCGAGCATGTCACCACAGAAACTGGCACAGGTGCCGTGCATACTGCGCCTGCGCACGGTATAGAAGATTATAGTGTGGCACAACATTATGGATTACCATTAATTAACCCTGTGGGTGGTAATGGTTGTTTCTTACCGGGTACAGCACTATTTGAAGGAGAACATGTTTTTAAAGTCAACCCCTTAGTGGTCGATAAACTAAGGGAAACCAAAAATTTATTGAAAGAAGAAAATATTAAGCATAGTTACCCGCATTGTTGGCGCCATAAGACGCCTCTGATTTTTCGAGCGACACCACAATGGTTTATTAGTATGGAAAAACAAGGCTTAAAGGAGGATAGTTTAGCTGCGATTAAAGAGGTTAATTGGATTCCGCAATGGGGAGAAGCACGAATTGATTCCATGATTAGCAATCGACCTGACTGGTGTATTTCAAGACAGAGAAGTTGGGGAGTTCCAATTCCTTTATTTGTACATCGTTTATCACGTGATCTACATCCCAACAGCCTTAATTTATTAGAACAGATTGCACATCGTGTCGCAAAAATAGGTATAGATGCTTGGTATGATTTAAATCCAGAAGAAATATTAGGTAAGGAAGCAAAAGATTATGAAAAATTAACTGATTGTTTGGATGTATGGTTTGATTCAGGTGTAAGTCATTATGCTGTTTTAATGAAAAATCCGTCTTTAGCTTGGCCGGCTGATCTTTATTTAGAAGGTTCGGATCAGCATCGGGGTTGGTTCCAATCTTCTTTATTAACTTCCGTGGCAATGAAAGGTCAAGCTCCTTATAAATCGGTTTTAACACATGGATTTACTGTGGATGAAAAAGGCCACAAAATGTCTAAATCATTGGGAAATGTGATTGCACCAGAAAAGATTATACAAAGTTTAGGGGCGGATATTTTACGCTTATGGATTTCTTCAACAGATTATCGAAGGGAAATGGCTGTTTCGGATGAAATTTTAAAACGTACGGCGGAAGCTTATCGACGAATTCGTAATACTATTCGATTTTTATTAGCCAATTTACATGATTTCGATCCATCGGAAGCGGTGCAAACTAACAAAATGTTGTCTTTAGACATTTGGATATTAGAACGGGCAAAGCTTTTACAGCATGAGATTATCGATGCTTATGAGACTTTTCAGTTCCATACGATTTATCAGAAACTACAACATTTTTGTATTAGTGATTTAGGTGGATTCTATTTAGATATTATCAAAGATCGTCAATATACCTTACAAAAAAATAGTATCGCACGACGTTCTGCGCAAACTGCACTTTTTTATATTGCTGAAGCCATGGTACGTTGGCTAGCACCTATTTTAAGCTTTACTGCAGAAGAAATTTGGCACTATCTGCCAGGGAAGCGCGAAGAGAGTGTTTTTTTAAATGAATGGTATTCTTTATCTTTTTCGTTTGCGAACGATCCATTGCAAACCATTTATCAAGAAACTGATCGGCAAACCTACTGGAATGAACTTATACAAGTGCGCAATGAAGTTAACAAAGTGATAGAAAAATTACGTATTAGTGGGGATTTAGGCTCTTCATTAGAAGCTGAAGTTGAACTTTATGTTAAAGAAAATTCGCAACTATATAAAATGTTTTCTGCTTTACAAAATGAACTTAGATTTGTATTAATAACTTCTGATGCAAAGCTGTTGACTGTTTCCCCACCGGAACAGGCTTCATTATTGGATATTAATGGGGAAGAGTTAGGCATAAATGTTATATCTACAGTAGGAAAAAAAACAAAATGTGCGCGTTGTTGGCATCGTCGTGCTGATGTGGGAAAGGGTCCAGAACATCCTGAAATTTGTCTACGCTGTGTGGAAAATCTTCCCAATGGAAAAGGCGAACAGCGAATGTATGCTTAA
- a CDS encoding pitrilysin family protein yields MFLKKILVYLGLLFSSSLCWAEDVHEYHLKNGLTVLVEEDHRAPIVISEIWYKVGSSYEPNGITGISHALEHMMFRGTTKFGPGVLEKIVSENGGEQNAFTDSDFTAYYQKFSADKLAVSFELEADRMRNLLLRPQDFLKEIQVVMEERRMRVDDNPQEILLERLNAAAFVASPYHHPVIGWKNDLQNMTVEDLRKWYETWYAPNNAILVVVGDIKPNSVYQLAQTYFSNLKPINLPKIKPEKDLPPLGEKRLIIHTPAQLPWLVMAYPVPVIKQGLNSQDPYVLHLIATLLSGGNSARFAKNLIRDQQIAADANAFYNPINRLDSLFLLQATPTSGHSLSELESSLLKQIKQIQTFSVNTEELARAKAQIAADKIYREDSITAKANELGSLAAINLPWQIERDYLKHINAITPRQIQAVANKYLLASHLTIAYLLPLSINTAVPDSNSLSVIGSMHAR; encoded by the coding sequence ATGTTTTTAAAAAAAATTTTAGTTTATTTGGGTCTACTATTCTCATCCTCATTGTGTTGGGCAGAGGATGTACATGAATATCATTTAAAAAATGGATTAACTGTGTTGGTTGAAGAAGATCATCGCGCTCCGATAGTGATCTCAGAAATCTGGTACAAAGTAGGTAGTAGTTATGAACCTAATGGAATAACAGGGATCTCACATGCTTTAGAGCATATGATGTTTCGAGGAACAACAAAATTTGGACCCGGTGTGCTTGAAAAAATTGTCTCTGAAAACGGAGGAGAGCAAAATGCATTCACAGATTCAGATTTTACAGCTTATTATCAAAAATTTTCTGCAGATAAATTAGCTGTTAGCTTTGAATTAGAAGCCGATAGAATGCGAAATTTATTACTACGTCCACAAGATTTTCTTAAGGAAATTCAGGTGGTGATGGAAGAAAGACGCATGCGGGTCGACGATAACCCTCAAGAAATTTTGTTAGAACGTCTTAACGCGGCTGCTTTTGTCGCAAGTCCTTACCACCATCCTGTCATCGGCTGGAAAAACGATCTACAAAATATGACCGTTGAAGATTTACGTAAATGGTATGAAACCTGGTATGCGCCTAATAATGCAATACTTGTCGTCGTCGGCGATATAAAACCTAATTCAGTTTATCAATTAGCACAAACTTACTTTTCTAATTTGAAACCTATTAACCTTCCTAAAATAAAACCTGAAAAAGACTTACCCCCGTTAGGAGAAAAGCGTCTCATCATTCATACTCCTGCTCAGTTGCCTTGGTTGGTTATGGCTTATCCGGTACCCGTTATTAAACAAGGTTTGAATAGTCAGGATCCTTATGTTTTACATCTTATTGCCACATTATTATCAGGGGGAAATAGTGCTCGTTTTGCGAAAAATCTTATCCGCGATCAACAAATTGCTGCAGATGCAAATGCATTTTATAATCCTATAAATCGCTTAGATAGCTTGTTTTTGTTGCAAGCCACACCAACGTCTGGCCACAGCTTATCAGAACTCGAATCAAGCTTATTAAAGCAAATCAAGCAAATACAAACCTTTAGTGTAAATACAGAAGAATTGGCACGCGCAAAAGCGCAAATCGCTGCTGACAAAATATACCGAGAAGATTCTATAACTGCAAAAGCGAATGAACTTGGAAGTTTAGCTGCAATTAATTTGCCCTGGCAAATTGAACGCGATTATCTAAAACATATTAATGCTATCACTCCACGTCAAATACAAGCTGTTGCCAATAAGTATTTGCTTGCTTCGCATTTGACTATAGCTTACTTACTTCCTTTATCCATCAATACGGCTGTTCCCGATTCTAATTCTTTATCTGTTATAGGGTCTATGCATGCGCGTTAA
- a CDS encoding peroxiredoxin codes for MLKVGDKLPEFKLTATVDIDISKAFTEITHASYPGKWLVLFFWPKDFTFVCPTEIVAFNDLNAKFKESNAVLLGGSTDSEFVHRAWRQYNDDLRDLSFPMLSDIKRELCNDLGILDNDAGVAQRATFIIDPEGVIRFNMVTDLSVGRNPEEVLRILHALQDGGLCPCNWQKGQRTINLAEVA; via the coding sequence ATGCTAAAAGTAGGGGATAAATTACCTGAATTTAAGCTCACAGCTACGGTTGATATTGATATCAGCAAGGCTTTTACTGAGATTACTCATGCATCTTATCCCGGCAAGTGGTTAGTACTGTTTTTTTGGCCTAAAGATTTTACATTTGTATGCCCTACTGAAATTGTGGCATTTAATGATCTCAATGCTAAATTTAAAGAAAGTAATGCCGTATTATTAGGTGGCAGTACAGACAGTGAATTTGTGCATCGCGCATGGCGACAATACAACGATGATTTACGTGATCTTTCATTCCCTATGTTGAGTGATATTAAACGTGAATTATGTAATGATTTAGGAATATTAGATAACGATGCGGGTGTTGCACAAAGAGCAACCTTTATTATCGATCCAGAAGGGGTTATTCGCTTTAATATGGTGACCGATTTGAGTGTTGGACGTAATCCTGAAGAGGTATTACGTATACTTCATGCTTTACAAGACGGAGGACTCTGTCCTTGTAATTGGCAAAAAGGTCAACGTACCATTAACCTAGCTGAAGTGGCTTAA
- a CDS encoding polyprenyl synthetase family protein: MNIKTDFLNYQERLNRLLTDCLSNPSPLSKPLYEAMYYAVLNGGKRIRPLFIYTLGTSLGLSLQDLDHAACAIELIHAYSLIHDDLPCMDNDDWRRGKPSCHKQFGEAMALLAGDALQALAFDVLLKASLQPAKIVKMLNVLAKAAGPWGMVAGQAMDFNGSGCSDKSSTENIHSLKTGALFVAAFQLPAIVADLPANSLLTLKKVGNNIGVAFQIQDDVCDNENIDFWQNSIERENHLKNLKEQIIADLVSIEIILPEKNQPLIELITALLEMNPLKITIN; the protein is encoded by the coding sequence GTGAACATAAAAACTGATTTTTTAAATTATCAAGAACGCCTTAATCGCTTATTAACGGATTGTTTGTCAAATCCTTCTCCGCTTTCCAAACCCTTATATGAAGCGATGTATTATGCAGTTTTAAATGGTGGAAAGCGCATAAGGCCTTTATTTATCTATACTTTAGGCACTAGTTTGGGACTATCCTTGCAGGATTTAGACCATGCAGCCTGTGCGATTGAATTGATTCATGCCTATTCATTGATTCATGATGACCTACCATGCATGGACAATGATGATTGGCGTCGAGGGAAGCCTAGCTGTCATAAACAATTTGGCGAAGCGATGGCTTTATTGGCAGGTGATGCTTTACAAGCTTTGGCTTTCGATGTACTTCTTAAAGCCTCATTACAACCAGCTAAAATTGTAAAAATGCTTAATGTATTAGCAAAAGCAGCCGGGCCATGGGGCATGGTGGCAGGACAGGCTATGGATTTTAATGGTTCTGGCTGTTCAGATAAATCGAGTACTGAAAATATTCATTCCTTAAAAACCGGAGCGTTATTCGTAGCGGCTTTTCAGTTACCTGCTATAGTCGCTGATTTGCCAGCAAATAGTCTTTTGACCTTAAAAAAAGTGGGTAATAATATAGGTGTAGCTTTCCAGATCCAAGATGATGTCTGCGACAATGAAAACATCGATTTTTGGCAGAATTCAATTGAGAGAGAAAATCACCTAAAAAACCTTAAAGAGCAAATTATAGCGGATTTAGTTTCTATTGAGATAATTTTACCTGAAAAAAATCAGCCTCTTATTGAATTAATAACAGCTCTATTAGAAATGAATCCATTGAAAATAACTATCAATTAG
- a CDS encoding exodeoxyribonuclease VII small subunit, whose amino-acid sequence MPKTKKNTVFQFEKGLQELEKIVEQMERGNSTLEDSLEQFSRAVSLLKDCQVTLKNAEQKIQILTNTDSSPKKELLPFEINEELA is encoded by the coding sequence ATGCCTAAGACAAAAAAAAATACAGTTTTTCAGTTCGAAAAAGGTTTGCAAGAACTTGAAAAAATTGTTGAGCAAATGGAACGAGGCAATTCAACCTTAGAAGATTCTCTCGAGCAATTTAGTCGGGCAGTGAGTTTATTAAAAGACTGCCAAGTGACTTTAAAAAATGCCGAACAAAAAATACAAATTTTGACTAACACAGATTCCAGCCCGAAAAAAGAATTGCTACCTTTTGAAATAAATGAAGAATTAGCCTAG
- the lspA gene encoding signal peptidase II, with the protein MQERKTSQLSWLWLSVFIIVLDYLSKVWMAHWLDQTSIIPVFPCLNFILSHNFGAAFSFLGQADGWQRWFFSAISALVSVYLVRMLYRGGLNNWVACGIALILGGAIGNLYDRLSLGYVIDFIDFCIGYWHFATFNLADTAISIGAVIWIIASYKSGQK; encoded by the coding sequence ATGCAAGAAAGAAAAACATCTCAACTATCATGGCTTTGGTTAAGTGTATTCATTATTGTTCTCGATTATTTAAGCAAAGTGTGGATGGCACATTGGTTAGATCAAACGAGTATTATCCCTGTATTTCCTTGCTTAAACTTTATTTTGTCACACAATTTTGGTGCCGCGTTTAGTTTTTTAGGTCAAGCGGATGGTTGGCAACGCTGGTTTTTTTCGGCTATTAGTGCGCTTGTGAGCGTTTATTTAGTTCGTATGCTTTATCGAGGTGGGCTGAATAATTGGGTGGCTTGTGGCATTGCATTGATATTAGGGGGTGCTATAGGTAATTTGTATGATCGACTCAGCTTAGGTTACGTCATAGATTTTATTGATTTTTGTATTGGGTATTGGCATTTTGCTACCTTTAATTTGGCTGATACAGCCATTTCTATTGGTGCTGTTATCTGGATCATTGCGAGCTATAAGTCCGGTCAAAAATAA
- a CDS encoding pilin has product MYLIKGKQSGLTLLELMIVIAIIGILAAIAIPSYQNYSNRAKFAEVIQSTAPFKLGVSTCMHEHDNLVACGTPGQNGIPGNFKAESQTKGYVTSVEVGKNAQIIATSQRIRMNKIDHFTYILTPIYQTDGQLRWDVSGTCIQSGLCKAD; this is encoded by the coding sequence ATGTATTTAATAAAGGGAAAGCAAAGCGGTCTTACTTTACTTGAGCTTATGATCGTTATTGCGATTATTGGTATCTTGGCTGCGATAGCCATACCTAGCTATCAAAATTACAGTAATCGAGCTAAATTTGCTGAAGTTATTCAATCCACAGCACCGTTCAAATTAGGAGTGAGTACTTGTATGCATGAGCATGATAATTTAGTTGCTTGCGGTACGCCTGGCCAAAATGGAATTCCTGGTAATTTTAAAGCTGAAAGTCAAACTAAAGGCTATGTAACGAGTGTAGAAGTGGGTAAAAACGCACAGATTATTGCGACATCACAAAGAATTCGTATGAATAAAATTGACCATTTCACCTATATTTTGACACCTATTTATCAAACAGATGGTCAATTACGTTGGGATGTTAGTGGAACTTGTATTCAGTCCGGTTTATGTAAAGCAGATTAA
- a CDS encoding ankyrin repeat domain-containing protein, with product MPLELYDKKLYKIAAKGHIGKLVNLLKNDINQFIFANDFEGTLLTFACKTNNIELAKSLLEKGADANIIYKKETPLLFAYKTNNIQLAKILLEKGADVNYRLEEGNSYLHEACKDGHIEMAELLIEEGADLNIKDGRSGRVPLHELCSVNEFTETNIKILKLLIKKGADVNCLTYCGKTPLFYASSSASIEAVKLLIENGAEINKTESNNGERPLHCAVDNNSIEIVKLLSENGADVNAIFYQDESDDESDDEIEEDNRIEVTPLNKAVKENHIEIAKHLILYVLLSNPEKPDYITNHEFLSNFWDIKLKERNKLINNFPDMPRCSIVKFLSDNVDKLAVRLTLKDINKIAQAVEQEGNKISNREAAVGEIENASFALLIKTRLEKLEERQKSLNLLDKLRITSKNEKEITLNFIVGREISSYLSTRVIKNLLSASLSSKSESTITDSMIQSNTVDSLHSKPSSFEQEDNKYSRQSLEEQAKENTSTLEISKDSLESINNVMGSSGSSGLFANRKRKQDESESSNESPEMNKRGRLEH from the coding sequence ATGCCATTGGAACTTTATGATAAGAAACTTTATAAAATTGCTGCAAAAGGTCATATAGGAAAGCTTGTAAATCTGCTAAAAAATGATATTAACCAATTCATTTTTGCTAATGATTTTGAAGGGACATTGTTAACCTTTGCTTGTAAAACAAACAATATTGAACTTGCTAAGTCACTGCTAGAAAAAGGAGCGGATGCTAACATAATTTATAAAAAGGAAACCCCATTATTGTTTGCTTATAAAACAAACAATATTCAACTTGCTAAAATATTGCTGGAAAAAGGAGCGGATGTTAATTACAGACTTGAGGAAGGAAATAGTTATCTGCACGAAGCATGCAAGGATGGACATATTGAGATGGCAGAACTATTAATAGAAGAAGGTGCTGATCTCAACATAAAGGATGGAAGAAGTGGACGAGTTCCATTACACGAACTATGTTCTGTAAATGAATTTACGGAAACAAATATAAAAATTTTAAAATTATTAATAAAAAAAGGCGCTGATGTTAATTGTTTGACTTATTGTGGAAAAACACCATTATTTTATGCTTCTAGTTCGGCTTCTATTGAAGCAGTTAAGTTATTGATAGAAAATGGTGCAGAGATTAATAAAACCGAATCTAATAATGGAGAAAGACCACTACATTGTGCGGTTGACAATAATTCTATTGAAATCGTTAAATTACTCTCCGAGAACGGAGCTGATGTGAATGCAATTTTCTACCAAGATGAAAGCGACGATGAAAGCGACGATGAAATAGAAGAAGATAATCGAATTGAAGTAACACCATTAAATAAAGCGGTTAAAGAAAATCATATTGAAATAGCAAAACATCTTATTCTTTATGTATTGTTGAGCAACCCAGAAAAACCTGATTACATTACTAACCATGAATTTTTATCAAATTTTTGGGATATTAAGCTGAAAGAACGCAATAAACTTATCAATAATTTTCCCGATATGCCTAGGTGTTCTATTGTTAAATTTTTATCTGATAATGTAGATAAATTAGCCGTAAGACTCACTTTGAAAGACATAAATAAGATTGCTCAAGCAGTGGAACAAGAAGGAAACAAAATTTCCAATCGAGAAGCAGCTGTTGGCGAGATAGAAAACGCATCCTTTGCACTTTTGATAAAAACTAGATTAGAAAAACTAGAAGAAAGGCAAAAATCTTTAAATTTGTTAGATAAATTGAGGATTACTTCAAAAAATGAAAAAGAAATAACTTTAAATTTTATAGTAGGTAGGGAAATATCAAGTTATTTATCTACGCGTGTAATTAAAAATCTATTAAGCGCATCCTTGTCATCTAAATCAGAATCTACTATTACTGATTCCATGATTCAAAGTAACACTGTGGATTCCCTGCACAGTAAACCTTCTTCTTTTGAACAAGAAGACAATAAATACTCCCGTCAAAGCTTAGAAGAGCAAGCTAAAGAAAATACTTCTACATTAGAAATATCAAAAGATAGTCTAGAGTCTATTAATAATGTGATGGGATCGTCAGGTAGCTCAGGATTATTCGCTAATCGCAAACGAAAACAAGATGAGTCCGAGTCCAGTAATGAATCTCCTGAAATGAACAAGCGAGGACGATTGGAACACTAA
- a CDS encoding outer membrane protein, which translates to MNFSKMIRMSLSAVLCLVTSTLYAASTPYSKFHCHHPHRLYFDLGVGKVYDYASSNSFLIGSSGNVLGNLKTGNSYSTPFFFVGIGYRWAQDNNLWFPSVNMGLQHRYTSPINVFGVSQTPSVDPTPTSYNYRLQQESWLLMTKADIYKWQRFMPYVALGLGASFNRISQLFVNSSSFANQLGGSTNLTGDFSYNVGAGLDYQVQDDFWLTLGYFYDNFGKNKVGTVYTNNTFTPVGKLENANLHANSVFLSARYLFW; encoded by the coding sequence ATGAACTTTTCTAAGATGATTAGAATGAGCTTGAGTGCGGTACTTTGTTTAGTCACGAGCACACTTTATGCAGCATCTACACCATATTCTAAATTTCATTGTCATCATCCGCACCGATTATATTTTGACCTAGGCGTTGGTAAGGTCTACGATTATGCAAGTAGTAATAGTTTTTTGATCGGTTCAAGTGGGAATGTATTAGGAAATTTGAAAACAGGGAATTCTTACAGTACACCTTTTTTCTTTGTGGGAATAGGCTATCGATGGGCACAGGATAACAATCTATGGTTTCCTAGTGTCAATATGGGATTACAACACCGCTATACATCACCTATCAATGTGTTTGGTGTCTCACAAACGCCTAGTGTAGATCCAACACCCACTAGTTATAACTATCGATTACAGCAGGAAAGTTGGTTGCTTATGACCAAAGCAGATATCTACAAATGGCAGAGATTTATGCCTTATGTTGCGTTAGGCTTAGGCGCCTCCTTTAATAGAATTAGTCAACTCTTTGTTAATTCTTCAAGCTTTGCCAACCAGCTGGGAGGTTCTACTAATCTAACGGGTGATTTTAGTTATAATGTGGGGGCGGGCCTAGATTATCAGGTCCAAGATGATTTTTGGCTAACGCTAGGTTATTTTTATGATAATTTTGGAAAAAATAAAGTAGGTACTGTCTATACAAATAATACTTTTACGCCTGTAGGGAAATTAGAAAATGCTAATTTGCATGCGAATAGTGTTTTTCTAAGCGCGCGCTATTTATTTTGGTAA